One Bradyrhizobium sp. ISRA464 genomic window carries:
- a CDS encoding FAD-binding oxidoreductase: MTGTRLKHYGWGREGEGMSAEERAFVLGRYHAKFGAGEFDTVTVPGLEELSLREPRVVPPASLTPFCTTERYDRAAHTYGKSYPDYVRAMLGDYDCAPDVVAYPRNESEISAVMDWAGSVGASLTPFGGGSSVCGGVEPQADGLKHKAAVTLDLRNLSKVVEVDPVSRAALIDAGTYGPSLENQLKPHGVTLRHFPQSFEYSTLGGWIATRSGGHFASLYTHIDDFVESLRVVTPVGVVETRRLPGSGAGPSPDRMFIGSEGILGVISRAWMRLQPRPKFRAGASVRFPTFFDAARAVRAVAQAGLYPSNCRILDPQEAINTGAADGSSAIMVLAFESGDHPLDAWFKRALECCADHRGTPEPAEAGDAHLEGAAGIWRNAFIRMPYAREFLTPAAIINDTFETAITWDRFESFHDQVKAETERAILQATGVKGEVTCRFTHVYPDGPAPYFSFHARGRHGALLAQWQAIKDAASDALIAAGGTITHHHAVGRDHRRWYDRQRPQLFAAALRAAKRELDPRGMLNPGVLIDP; the protein is encoded by the coding sequence ATGACCGGCACAAGGCTGAAACATTACGGCTGGGGACGGGAAGGCGAAGGCATGAGCGCGGAAGAGCGAGCGTTTGTCCTCGGCCGTTACCATGCCAAGTTTGGCGCCGGCGAATTCGACACGGTCACTGTTCCCGGCCTTGAAGAGCTGTCCTTGCGGGAGCCGCGCGTGGTGCCGCCAGCTTCGCTCACGCCGTTTTGCACGACCGAACGTTACGACCGCGCCGCGCACACTTACGGCAAGTCCTATCCGGATTACGTCAGGGCCATGCTCGGCGATTACGATTGCGCGCCCGATGTCGTGGCCTATCCACGCAACGAGTCGGAGATATCGGCTGTCATGGACTGGGCGGGGTCCGTCGGCGCTTCGCTGACGCCGTTCGGAGGCGGATCGAGCGTGTGCGGGGGCGTCGAGCCGCAGGCCGATGGCCTCAAGCACAAGGCGGCCGTCACGCTCGACCTGCGCAATCTCTCCAAGGTCGTCGAAGTCGATCCGGTCTCGCGCGCCGCATTGATCGACGCCGGCACCTATGGTCCATCGCTGGAAAACCAGCTCAAGCCGCACGGCGTCACGTTGCGGCATTTTCCGCAGAGTTTTGAATATTCGACCCTGGGCGGCTGGATCGCGACGCGATCGGGCGGCCACTTCGCCAGTCTCTACACCCATATCGACGATTTCGTCGAAAGCCTGCGTGTCGTGACGCCGGTTGGCGTCGTGGAGACGCGCCGGCTTCCCGGTTCGGGTGCGGGGCCGAGCCCCGACCGCATGTTCATCGGCTCGGAAGGAATTTTAGGCGTGATCTCGCGCGCATGGATGCGATTGCAGCCGCGTCCAAAATTCCGCGCCGGCGCATCGGTTCGCTTTCCCACTTTCTTCGATGCCGCGCGCGCGGTGCGTGCGGTCGCGCAAGCCGGCCTCTATCCCTCCAATTGCCGCATCCTGGACCCGCAGGAGGCGATCAACACCGGTGCGGCCGACGGCAGCTCCGCCATCATGGTGCTGGCATTCGAATCGGGCGATCATCCCCTGGACGCCTGGTTCAAGCGTGCGCTCGAATGCTGCGCCGACCATCGCGGGACACCGGAGCCCGCAGAGGCCGGCGACGCGCATCTCGAAGGCGCGGCAGGCATCTGGCGCAACGCGTTCATTCGCATGCCCTATGCGCGCGAATTCTTGACACCCGCTGCTATCATCAACGATACGTTCGAGACCGCCATCACCTGGGATCGGTTCGAAAGCTTTCACGATCAGGTCAAGGCGGAAACCGAACGCGCGATTCTGCAAGCGACCGGGGTGAAGGGTGAAGTCACCTGTCGCTTCACCCACGTCTACCCGGACGGGCCGGCGCCCTACTTCTCCTTCCACGCGCGCGGTCGGCACGGTGCGCTGCTCGCGCAGTGGCAGGCCATCAAGGACGCGGCGAGCGACGCGCTGATCGCGGCAGGCGGCACCATCACGCATCACCATGCCGTCGGCCGCGATCACCGGCGCTGGTACGACCGGCAGCGGCCACAGCTTTTTGCCGCCGCGTTGCGGGCCGCCAAGCGCGAACTGGATCCCCGCGGCATGCTCAACCCGGGCGTCCTGATCGATCCTTAG
- a CDS encoding ABC transporter substrate-binding protein: MTEPAAYHPTTRRGFLKLAATGTAAALSRPLPAGAAEKTITILHESSFIKPFDDYVVNTLAPAYEKETGIKINYEVTSVGSLPTRISTIAETGSGADITMNGLLQVIQFGDKYLDVGDIAEDIGKAQGGWYDAGREAVLVEGKWKAIPFANIGQLMNWRTDWFAEVGVKKFPETWEELYEVGKKLKAKDHPFGFELGHGFGDNHGWLYPLLWSYGGAEVAPDGKTVVIDSDETARAVDFSRKFFKDTMLDDVLGWTDVSNNKAWMAEQISCTNNAESILWFAKREFPEIGKVTDQAMNPAGPKGRFHLLDSISHSIFSFSPVREEARAFMRWLMTPKQLGGWYAIADSYYQPLLHGYDNAPMWSVEPRNLPYRDSLGSAHLPGWPAPASRHMAESVAKYVVVDMFARACAGTSTKEVIKDAEAQLKGIYRAA; encoded by the coding sequence ATGACAGAGCCGGCAGCCTATCACCCGACAACGCGGCGGGGATTTCTCAAGCTCGCGGCCACGGGCACCGCTGCGGCGCTGAGCCGGCCCCTACCGGCGGGCGCTGCAGAGAAGACCATCACGATCCTGCACGAAAGCTCGTTCATCAAGCCGTTTGACGACTATGTGGTGAACACGCTCGCCCCAGCTTACGAGAAAGAGACCGGCATCAAGATCAATTACGAGGTGACCAGTGTCGGCAGCTTGCCGACACGGATCAGCACGATTGCCGAGACCGGGTCGGGCGCCGACATCACGATGAATGGCCTGCTCCAGGTGATCCAGTTCGGCGACAAATATCTCGACGTTGGCGACATTGCCGAGGACATCGGTAAGGCGCAGGGCGGCTGGTACGACGCCGGTAGGGAGGCCGTTCTGGTTGAGGGCAAATGGAAGGCAATCCCCTTCGCCAATATCGGCCAATTGATGAACTGGCGCACCGACTGGTTCGCCGAGGTTGGAGTCAAGAAGTTCCCGGAGACCTGGGAAGAGCTCTACGAGGTCGGCAAGAAGCTGAAAGCCAAGGACCATCCCTTCGGCTTCGAGCTCGGCCACGGCTTCGGCGACAACCACGGCTGGCTCTACCCGCTGCTGTGGTCCTACGGCGGCGCCGAGGTGGCGCCTGACGGCAAGACAGTGGTCATCGATTCGGACGAGACCGCACGCGCCGTGGATTTCAGCCGCAAGTTCTTCAAGGACACGATGCTCGACGACGTGCTCGGCTGGACCGACGTGAGCAACAACAAGGCGTGGATGGCGGAGCAGATCTCCTGCACCAACAATGCCGAAAGCATCCTGTGGTTCGCCAAGCGCGAGTTTCCCGAAATCGGCAAGGTCACTGACCAGGCGATGAACCCCGCGGGGCCAAAGGGGCGCTTCCACCTGCTCGACTCGATCAGCCATTCGATCTTCAGCTTCTCACCGGTCCGGGAGGAGGCGCGCGCCTTTATGCGCTGGCTGATGACGCCGAAGCAGCTGGGTGGCTGGTACGCGATCGCGGATTCCTATTACCAGCCGCTGCTGCACGGCTACGACAATGCGCCGATGTGGAGCGTCGAGCCTCGCAACTTGCCCTACCGCGATTCGCTCGGAAGCGCCCATCTGCCGGGTTGGCCTGCTCCGGCGAGCCGGCATATGGCCGAAAGCGTCGCCAAATACGTGGTCGTCGACATGTTTGCGAGGGCATGTGCCGGAACGTCGACCAAGGAGGTCATAAAAGATGCAGAGGCCCAGCTGAAGGGAATCTATCGCGCGGCCTGA
- a CDS encoding sugar ABC transporter permease: protein MLTKAARRRAPPSALLDRQSVFSWLMMALPLAFLAALVGYPFVYGILLSLEDRPVAHAGTFIGLKNFVTDLHDAIFWQVAINTFVYTGAATLLKMAGGLGLALAMNQHFRMKNLVRALLLLPFIVPTVLSTVAWLWMLDPAFSVVNRLLVALGWPKPGPSWLGDPTLAMVSIIIINTWRGLPFYGITLLAGLQTVPSELYEAAAIDGAGGWERFRFITLPLLRPIILIVTLFSVIFTFADFQLVYVLTHGGPQNATQLFATYAFDIAMGAGQLGLGASVALAMLPALALLIVALTIYLRRE from the coding sequence GTGCTTACCAAAGCGGCGCGCCGGCGCGCGCCGCCATCGGCTCTGCTCGACCGCCAAAGCGTATTCAGTTGGTTGATGATGGCCCTGCCGCTCGCCTTCCTCGCGGCGCTCGTGGGCTATCCGTTCGTCTACGGCATCCTGTTGAGCCTGGAGGATCGGCCGGTCGCGCACGCCGGTACCTTCATCGGGCTGAAGAATTTCGTAACCGACCTGCATGATGCGATCTTCTGGCAGGTGGCGATCAACACGTTCGTCTATACCGGCGCCGCGACGCTATTGAAGATGGCCGGCGGGCTCGGCCTGGCGCTGGCCATGAACCAGCACTTCCGCATGAAGAACCTGGTGCGGGCGCTATTGCTCTTGCCGTTCATCGTTCCGACCGTACTGAGCACCGTCGCCTGGCTGTGGATGCTCGACCCGGCCTTCAGTGTCGTCAACCGGCTGCTGGTAGCTCTGGGCTGGCCCAAGCCGGGCCCATCGTGGCTCGGCGATCCGACGCTCGCGATGGTCTCGATCATCATCATCAACACCTGGCGCGGGCTGCCCTTCTACGGAATCACATTGCTCGCCGGCCTTCAGACGGTGCCCTCCGAACTTTACGAGGCGGCCGCCATCGATGGCGCAGGCGGTTGGGAGCGGTTCCGCTTTATTACCTTGCCGCTGCTGAGGCCCATCATCCTGATCGTCACCCTGTTCTCGGTCATCTTCACGTTCGCCGATTTTCAGCTCGTCTACGTGCTGACCCATGGCGGGCCGCAGAACGCCACGCAACTGTTTGCGACCTACGCGTTCGATATCGCGATGGGCGCAGGCCAGCTGGGGCTTGGAGCCTCGGTGGCGCTGGCGATGTTGCCGGCACTGGCATTGCTAATCGTGGCGCTGACCATCTACCTGAGGAGGGAGTGA
- a CDS encoding carbohydrate ABC transporter permease, with translation MVTGHGRIEQALRVWVPVGFFLVVALFPFYWMAITSIKPNAELYNKNVMPLIVHAPTLKHYIDLLTKSSFLLWTWNTMLVAVVATAISLILGTMLAYPLARMRFAGASLIAMTIAAIYLVPQPLLFIPLADVINRLDLGNTLTSVILTYPTMLVPFCAWLLLGYFKTVPKELEEAARIDGASRLQTMWKIFLPLCTPGFISAGIFAFTLSQNEFLYALIFLTKTSVRTVPVGVIAELIRGDVFYWGQLMAGALLGSIPVALIYSFFVEHYVAGLTAGSVKA, from the coding sequence ATGGTAACCGGCCATGGACGCATCGAGCAGGCGTTGCGGGTGTGGGTGCCGGTCGGCTTCTTTCTCGTGGTCGCGCTATTTCCGTTCTATTGGATGGCGATCACGTCGATCAAGCCGAACGCCGAGCTCTACAACAAGAACGTGATGCCGTTGATCGTGCATGCGCCCACGCTCAAGCACTACATCGACCTTTTGACCAAGTCGAGCTTCCTGTTATGGACGTGGAACACAATGCTGGTGGCGGTTGTGGCGACGGCGATCTCGCTGATCCTCGGCACCATGCTCGCCTATCCGCTGGCGCGCATGCGCTTTGCGGGCGCGTCGCTGATCGCGATGACCATTGCGGCGATCTATCTCGTGCCACAGCCCCTGCTGTTCATCCCGCTCGCCGACGTGATCAACCGGCTCGACCTCGGCAACACGCTCACCTCGGTGATCCTGACTTACCCCACCATGCTGGTGCCGTTCTGCGCCTGGCTGTTGCTCGGTTATTTCAAGACCGTTCCGAAGGAGCTCGAGGAGGCGGCCCGAATCGACGGCGCCAGCCGGCTTCAGACGATGTGGAAGATCTTCCTGCCGCTGTGCACGCCGGGGTTCATCTCCGCTGGCATCTTCGCTTTCACGCTCTCGCAGAACGAGTTTCTCTACGCCTTGATCTTTCTGACCAAGACTTCGGTGCGCACCGTGCCGGTCGGCGTCATCGCCGAGTTGATCCGCGGCGACGTGTTCTACTGGGGCCAGCTGATGGCCGGCGCCCTGCTCGGGTCGATCCCGGTGGCGCTGATCTACTCGTTCTTCGTCGAGCACTACGTCGCTGGCCTCACCGCCGGTTCGGTCAAGGCATGA